ACAATAAAGTAATTCCAAAGGCAAGCGGACAAGCGGAAGAAACGATTCAAAAAGCGGAAGGCTATGCCACGGAACGCGTAAATAACGCACAGGGCGAAGTGGCCCGGTTCAACGATCTGTATGCTGAATATATGAAAGCTCCGGAGGTTACCAAACGAAGGATCTACCTGGAAACCCTGGCGGAGGCCCTGCCTAAACTCGGCAACCGCATCATCCTGGATGAGGATGGCGAAAATGTGTTTCCGCTTTTGCAAATGCAGATGAAGGGAAAAACATTAAATTCAGTTGAATAATTAAAATTAAGAATTAAATTTTTAAACCAATCGAAATGAATACGAAGAAAATAATTTTTGGAGCCGTCATAGCCCTCGTCATTTTTATCCTGGCGATGCAAACGTTTTATGTTGTAAATGAAGAGGAGCAGGCCGTGATTACTCAGTTTGGCAGACCCGTAGGCGAAGCCATTACTTCACCGGGAGTACAGGTTAAAATTCCCTTTATTCAAAAAGTAAATTATTTTGACAAGCGATTTTTAGAATGGGACGGGGACCCGAACCAGGTGCCTACAAAAGACAAAAAGTTCATTTTTGTGGATAGTTATGCCCGCTGGCAAATTGTGGATCCTCTTCAGTTCTTTAAGCGCCTGACGAATGAGCGGGGCGCACAATCACGGCTGGATGATATACTTGACGGAGAAACGCGGGACTTCATCGCCAATCATTATCTGGAAGAAGCTGTCCGGTCGAGCAACAGGGAGCCGCTGGAAGCCGGGGCCATCAGTGAAATCATCGAGGATAGCCTGCCCGATATTTCGGTGGGCCGCCAGAAAATTCAGAATATGATTCAGGAAGCAGCCAATGCTGAAGCGGC
Above is a window of Bacteroidia bacterium DNA encoding:
- the hflC gene encoding protease modulator HflC — translated: MNTKKIIFGAVIALVIFILAMQTFYVVNEEEQAVITQFGRPVGEAITSPGVQVKIPFIQKVNYFDKRFLEWDGDPNQVPTKDKKFIFVDSYARWQIVDPLQFFKRLTNERGAQSRLDDILDGETRDFIANHYLEEAVRSSNREPLEAGAISEIIEDSLPDISVGRQKIQNMIQEAANAEAADLGIRILDFHFKRMNYVEEVQMQVYERMKSERYRIAEKFRSEGQGEASRINGEKERELKTIQSEAFKEAQTIMGQADAKAANIYASAYNQSASARELYSFLKSMETFNTTFDKETNLIISTDSELFKYLKQMQ